The Petrotoga miotherma DSM 10691 genome includes a region encoding these proteins:
- the moaC gene encoding cyclic pyranopterin monophosphate synthase MoaC yields MKEFTHIDEKGRAKMVDVTDKGETKREAIAYGQIKLKDSTLERIKNGQIEKGAVLETARVAGIMGVKKTAELIPMCHPLLITGIDIKFEFENATTLGIYATVRTTGKTGVEMEAFTGVSIAALTVYDMCKAVDKDMVIKNIKLLKKTGGKSGTYVRENGE; encoded by the coding sequence ATGAAAGAATTTACTCATATAGACGAAAAAGGTAGGGCAAAGATGGTTGACGTTACAGATAAAGGCGAAACCAAAAGAGAAGCTATAGCCTATGGACAAATAAAGCTAAAAGACTCAACCCTTGAAAGGATAAAGAATGGTCAGATAGAAAAAGGAGCTGTTTTAGAAACTGCAAGAGTGGCTGGAATTATGGGTGTCAAGAAAACAGCTGAGTTAATCCCAATGTGTCACCCTTTGTTGATAACCGGCATAGATATAAAATTTGAATTTGAAAATGCTACAACTTTAGGTATCTACGCAACGGTGAGAACAACAGGCAAAACGGGGGTTGAAATGGAAGCATTTACTGGTGTTTCAATAGCGGCTTTAACTGTGTACGATATGTGTAAGGCTGTAGATAAAGATATGGTGATTAAAAATATAAAATTACTCAAAAAGACTGGAGGTAAAAGTGGAACTTATGTTAGAGAAAACGGTGAGTAA
- a CDS encoding MogA/MoaB family molybdenum cofactor biosynthesis protein has translation MIKVAIITISDKGSKGLRQDKSGELLIKMIEKEGWIKTLYLIIPDEKEEIEQKLKEVSDNNIADLILTTGGTGFAPRDVTPEATKNIIEKEVPGIPEKIRYATAENTPMAYLSRGVCGIRKFTLIINFPGSTKAVKECFEAIKDLIPHGINILKGEITEH, from the coding sequence ATGATTAAAGTAGCAATAATAACAATAAGTGATAAAGGATCAAAGGGTTTAAGACAAGACAAAAGTGGTGAATTACTAATTAAGATGATTGAAAAGGAAGGTTGGATTAAAACTCTTTACCTAATAATTCCAGATGAAAAAGAAGAAATAGAACAAAAATTAAAAGAAGTATCCGACAATAATATTGCAGACTTAATACTCACAACAGGAGGAACAGGTTTTGCTCCAAGAGACGTTACGCCAGAGGCTACGAAAAACATTATCGAAAAAGAGGTTCCGGGAATTCCGGAAAAAATCAGATATGCCACAGCGGAGAATACCCCAATGGCATATCTTTCTAGAGGAGTTTGTGGCATTAGAAAATTTACTCTAATTATCAATTTTCCAGGTAGCACTAAAGCGGTTAAAGAATGTTTTGAAGCCATTAAAGATCTTATCCCACACGGAATTAATATTTTAAAGGGTGAGATAACAGAACATTAA
- the moaA gene encoding GTP 3',8-cyclase MoaA, whose protein sequence is MIDKYGRSIDYLRISITDRCNLRCIYCMPPQGVTFKPHSSILRYEEIIKIVEVGTELGIKKVRITGGEPLVRQGVVDLIKELRKISALEDITMTTNGVLLPKYAFALKRAGLSRVNISLDSLNPDTYKTITRRGEFSQAIEGIKAALEVGLSPVKINTVVMKGLNDSELESFVELTKDKDLHVRFIEYMPMGETSLLSGNYYVSLNEFKEKIINKMGMVPVDIKNNGPSKDFKVPGARGTVGFITAISHNFCSTCNRMRLTADGFLRPCLASDVEVNMRDEDGKISTEGVREKFEKALLFKPISHNFYKNNFFPKKNMSQIGG, encoded by the coding sequence ATGATTGATAAATATGGAAGAAGTATCGATTATCTTAGAATATCGATAACAGATAGATGTAATCTACGTTGTATTTATTGTATGCCACCTCAAGGTGTAACTTTCAAGCCCCATAGCAGTATTCTACGATATGAAGAAATAATCAAAATTGTTGAAGTAGGTACTGAACTTGGTATAAAAAAAGTTCGTATCACAGGTGGTGAGCCTCTTGTTCGACAAGGCGTAGTAGATTTAATCAAGGAGTTAAGGAAAATTTCTGCACTTGAAGATATTACTATGACAACCAATGGTGTTCTTCTACCAAAATATGCTTTTGCTTTGAAAAGGGCAGGTTTGTCTAGGGTTAACATAAGTCTTGATTCTTTAAATCCCGATACCTATAAAACAATTACTCGAAGGGGCGAGTTTTCACAAGCAATTGAAGGGATTAAAGCAGCACTTGAAGTTGGCTTAAGTCCAGTAAAGATTAATACAGTTGTGATGAAGGGTTTAAACGATAGTGAATTGGAAAGTTTTGTCGAACTCACAAAGGATAAAGATCTACACGTGAGATTTATTGAATATATGCCTATGGGTGAAACAAGCCTTCTTTCTGGTAATTATTATGTATCTCTAAACGAATTCAAGGAAAAAATTATCAATAAGATGGGTATGGTCCCTGTAGATATAAAAAATAATGGCCCTTCAAAGGATTTCAAAGTCCCTGGGGCAAGGGGAACTGTAGGGTTTATCACCGCTATTAGTCATAACTTTTGTTCAACATGTAATCGGATGAGATTAACCGCTGATGGATTTTTGAGGCCTTGTCTTGCCAGCGATGTTGAAGTAAATATGCGCGATGAAGATGGGAAGATTTCTACAGAAGGTGTGAGAGAAAAGTTTGAAAAAGCTCTTCTTTTTAAACCCATCAGTCACAACTTTTACAAAAATAATTTCTTCCCAAAGAAAAATATGTCTCAAATTGGAGGATAG
- a CDS encoding MOSC domain-containing protein: protein MLEKTVSKEGKVVKVCKCEKRGMLKKEQDKINIITNYGVEGDYHAGRSHRQVSLLGVESLEKIVKEKNLNLKDKYCNFAQNITIEGIELYKYPVGTKFRIGESVLLEITEIGKAGEFNPDNIMLTEGIFAKVLEGGIVIPGDKLTIVSE, encoded by the coding sequence ATGTTAGAGAAAACGGTGAGTAAAGAAGGTAAAGTTGTCAAAGTTTGTAAATGTGAGAAAAGAGGAATGCTCAAAAAAGAACAAGATAAAATAAACATTATAACTAACTATGGTGTAGAGGGTGACTATCATGCAGGAAGAAGTCATAGGCAAGTCAGTCTGTTGGGCGTAGAAAGTCTTGAAAAGATAGTAAAAGAAAAGAATTTAAATTTAAAAGATAAATATTGCAACTTCGCACAGAATATAACCATAGAAGGGATAGAGTTATACAAATACCCTGTAGGAACCAAATTTAGAATAGGTGAAAGTGTATTACTCGAAATTACCGAAATAGGGAAAGCAGGAGAATTCAATCCTGATAATATAATGCTGACAGAGGGGATCTTCGCCAAAGTTTTAGAAGGAGGCATCGTGATTCCGGGTGATAAATTAACAATTGTTTCAGAGTAG